From the Natrarchaeobaculum aegyptiacum genome, one window contains:
- the gap gene encoding type I glyceraldehyde-3-phosphate dehydrogenase — translation MSRHTDGGGDEPLRIGLNGFGRVGRSLLRASLADDNVDIVAVNDVMDDDDMEYLFRYDSVHGRMPGVSREGSILHVSGQEIQLLSEPTPADLPWDDLEVDVAFEATGLFRTREEAADHLEAGADKVIISAPPKGEKPVPMFVYGVNHEEYDGADVISNASCTTNSVAPVLQVLDEEFGIVSGVLMTVHAYTGSQGLVDGPMDKRRRGRAAAENIVPTTTGAANSTIDVLPGLEGKLDGMAMRVPVPNGSITDITVNVEADITREELLEAIREAADDGLAGVLGYTDDEIVSRDIVGLPFASYVDLESAMVVANDIVKVLAWYDNEYGFSTQMIELAQYVATESDTIDATGAVPH, via the coding sequence ATGAGTCGACACACAGACGGCGGCGGGGACGAACCGCTTCGAATCGGTCTCAACGGGTTCGGTCGCGTCGGACGGAGCCTGCTGCGTGCATCGCTGGCCGACGACAACGTCGACATCGTGGCTGTCAACGACGTGATGGACGACGACGACATGGAGTACCTGTTTCGGTACGACTCGGTCCACGGACGGATGCCCGGCGTCTCCCGCGAGGGGTCTATCCTCCACGTCAGCGGGCAGGAGATTCAGTTGCTCTCCGAACCCACGCCAGCGGATCTCCCGTGGGACGACCTCGAGGTAGACGTGGCTTTCGAGGCGACGGGCCTGTTTCGAACCCGTGAGGAGGCCGCAGACCACCTCGAGGCTGGCGCAGACAAGGTAATAATCTCGGCACCGCCGAAAGGCGAGAAACCGGTTCCGATGTTCGTCTACGGCGTCAATCACGAGGAGTACGATGGCGCGGACGTCATCTCGAACGCCTCGTGTACGACGAACTCCGTCGCGCCGGTCCTGCAGGTGCTCGACGAGGAGTTCGGCATCGTCTCGGGCGTTCTCATGACTGTCCACGCCTACACGGGGAGTCAGGGGCTGGTCGACGGCCCGATGGACAAACGACGTCGCGGGCGCGCTGCTGCAGAGAACATCGTCCCGACGACGACCGGTGCGGCGAACTCGACGATCGACGTCCTCCCGGGTCTCGAGGGCAAACTCGACGGGATGGCGATGCGCGTTCCGGTCCCGAACGGCTCGATCACCGACATCACGGTCAACGTCGAAGCCGACATCACGAGGGAGGAACTGCTCGAGGCGATCCGGGAGGCAGCGGACGACGGGCTCGCTGGCGTCCTCGGCTACACCGACGACGAGATCGTCTCCCGGGATATTGTTGGACTCCCCTTCGCTTCCTACGTCGACCTCGAGTCGGCGATGGTCGTCGCCAACGACATCGTCAAAGTGCTGGCCTGGTACGACAACGAGTACGGCTTCTCGACGCAGATGATCGAGCTCGCACAGTACGTCGCCACCGAATCGGACACGATCGACGCGACGGGTGCCGTCCCGCACTGA
- a CDS encoding alanyl-tRNA editing protein — protein MTKTHAPGSPDVREFETTVESIEGREVTLEETYFYPEGGGQPADRGTIDGLEVADVETRDGTVVHTLESEPAFSPGDEVDCTIDDAFRTYCMRAHTASHVVYGAGRRLFDDLGYAGFDIGPEKVRVDLTTAEPIDDSALVELGRLANRAVWDARPVTWKRLAADEARDLDGIAFNEKTEAEAMSTADREIRVVTVGSTTIEGLETGDGNEPWDVAACGGTHVDNTRRIGPIRVLDRSNPGEGVTRVEFAVGPSAIDRTARVQAATRRASQQAGVPPTELPDAVDRMQDERDTLEGELEDLRREILDARLTELPTVQRDGATWAVGTLERFDPNAVSEAAQEAIDDPGRPDVVATVGTDGAPSVVIASTGAVDAGEVIDDVTDAFGGGGGGGPTVAQGGGLDADPDEVVEWLREDGG, from the coding sequence ATGACGAAAACACACGCCCCGGGATCACCCGACGTGCGGGAGTTCGAAACGACGGTCGAATCGATCGAGGGTCGTGAAGTTACCCTCGAGGAGACCTACTTCTACCCCGAAGGCGGCGGACAGCCGGCGGATCGCGGCACGATCGACGGCCTCGAGGTCGCGGACGTGGAAACGCGGGACGGAACGGTAGTACACACCCTCGAGTCGGAACCGGCGTTTTCGCCCGGTGACGAGGTCGACTGCACGATCGACGACGCGTTCCGGACCTACTGTATGCGCGCTCACACGGCGAGTCACGTCGTCTACGGTGCCGGCCGCCGGCTGTTCGACGACCTCGGGTACGCCGGCTTCGACATCGGGCCGGAGAAGGTCCGCGTGGACCTGACGACGGCCGAGCCGATCGACGATTCGGCGCTCGTGGAACTCGGGAGACTCGCGAATCGCGCGGTCTGGGATGCTCGCCCGGTGACCTGGAAGCGACTGGCGGCCGACGAGGCCCGCGACCTCGACGGAATCGCGTTCAACGAGAAGACGGAAGCGGAGGCGATGTCGACTGCCGACCGGGAGATCCGGGTGGTAACCGTCGGTTCGACGACGATCGAGGGGCTCGAAACCGGAGACGGCAACGAACCGTGGGACGTCGCTGCCTGCGGCGGCACCCACGTCGACAACACGCGGCGGATCGGACCGATCCGGGTACTCGACCGATCGAATCCCGGTGAGGGCGTCACGCGCGTCGAATTTGCGGTCGGCCCGTCGGCGATCGATCGAACCGCACGCGTCCAGGCCGCCACACGACGGGCGAGTCAGCAGGCCGGCGTTCCACCCACGGAGCTTCCCGACGCCGTTGACCGAATGCAGGACGAACGCGACACCCTCGAGGGCGAACTCGAGGACCTCCGGCGGGAGATACTGGACGCCCGGCTCACGGAGCTCCCGACCGTCCAGCGGGACGGCGCGACGTGGGCGGTCGGAACGCTCGAGCGATTCGATCCAAACGCGGTGAGCGAGGCGGCACAGGAGGCCATCGACGACCCCGGACGGCCGGACGTCGTCGCGACTGTCGGCACGGACGGCGCACCGTCCGTGGTGATAGCCTCGACCGGCGCGGTCGACGCTGGGGAGGTAATCGACGACGTCACCGACGCCTTCGGCGGGGGCGGTGGCGGCGGCCCGACGGTTGCACAGGGCGGAGGACTCGACGCCGACCCGGACGAGGTCGTCGAGTGGCTTCGCGAGGACGGGGGCTAA
- a CDS encoding electron transfer flavoprotein subunit alpha/FixB family protein, with the protein MILSFVEHESGVPDELSLESLTMAREIATGTGEPLEAAVLGAEGGALADELGPYGVEEVHHVVHDRLDGEGYAPQAWGESIAQLAADLDAGTVTGPSTDRGHEVLAHAGATLDAPMATNCTAVDVDNGAYELERNRWGGSLIEHARLEGEPTLVTAAEHEYPVEEADAAVEPAVSEFSPSLPDTAFAVQLDRVETSDEEGIALGEARVVVGGGRGVGNPDDYDQLETLADLLDGTVGASRAAVNEGWRPHDDQIGQTGAKISPDIYIACGISGAIQHMVGCKGAENILAINTDPEAAIIQKADYAVIGDLHDVVPALNEELEERS; encoded by the coding sequence GTGATCCTCTCGTTCGTCGAACACGAGAGCGGCGTTCCGGACGAACTCTCCCTCGAGAGCCTGACCATGGCACGAGAGATTGCAACCGGGACGGGCGAGCCGCTCGAGGCGGCCGTCCTCGGCGCTGAAGGCGGCGCGCTGGCGGACGAGCTCGGACCCTACGGTGTCGAGGAGGTCCACCACGTCGTCCACGATCGACTCGACGGCGAGGGCTACGCCCCGCAGGCGTGGGGCGAGAGCATCGCCCAGCTCGCCGCCGACCTCGACGCTGGGACCGTCACTGGCCCGTCGACAGACCGCGGCCACGAGGTGCTCGCCCACGCCGGTGCAACCCTCGACGCGCCGATGGCGACGAACTGTACCGCGGTCGACGTCGACAACGGTGCGTACGAACTCGAGCGCAACCGCTGGGGTGGGAGCCTGATCGAACACGCCCGTCTCGAGGGCGAGCCGACGCTCGTGACTGCCGCGGAACACGAATATCCCGTGGAAGAAGCCGACGCCGCTGTCGAGCCGGCGGTCAGCGAGTTCTCGCCGTCGCTTCCCGACACAGCCTTCGCCGTCCAGCTCGATCGGGTCGAGACGTCCGACGAGGAGGGAATCGCCCTCGGTGAGGCCCGGGTCGTGGTCGGCGGCGGCCGTGGAGTCGGTAACCCGGACGATTACGACCAGCTCGAGACGCTGGCCGACCTGCTCGACGGAACCGTCGGTGCCTCCCGCGCCGCGGTCAACGAGGGCTGGCGTCCCCACGACGACCAGATCGGCCAGACCGGCGCGAAGATCAGCCCCGATATCTACATCGCCTGCGGGATCAGCGGCGCCATCCAGCACATGGTTGGCTGTAAGGGTGCAGAGAACATCCTCGCGATCAACACCGATCCCGAGGCAGCGATCATCCAGAAGGCCGATTACGCGGTCATCGGCGACCTCCACGACGTCGTGCCGGCGCTCAACGAGGAACTGGAGGAGCGATCCTGA
- a CDS encoding electron transfer flavoprotein subunit beta/FixA family protein yields the protein MNVLSCVKRVPNTGAKIVLTEDNQRIDTSNLGFTMSPHEECAIEEAVQLAEDHGGSAHVLTLGPEEATEQLRTGLAMQADEATLLESGGEEWGPRATANAIADVIDDLEDEFGAFDLLLFGNESADMGNCQVGVRLARRLGLPCVTGIRSLDVDDGVAVAKREISGGEEVYEVDLPAVVTVKEGINEPRYASMRAKMQARRKEVSRREPTGEAGPGTFEKIRLEAPETDDSPAEILGEGVDAAPAIVEVLASEVEIL from the coding sequence ATGAACGTACTCTCCTGTGTCAAGCGCGTCCCGAACACCGGTGCAAAGATCGTCCTGACCGAGGACAACCAGCGAATCGACACGAGTAACCTCGGATTTACGATGAGCCCACACGAGGAGTGTGCCATCGAAGAGGCTGTCCAGCTGGCCGAGGACCACGGTGGCTCGGCACACGTCCTCACGCTCGGCCCCGAGGAGGCAACCGAACAGCTTCGGACCGGACTCGCCATGCAGGCCGACGAGGCGACGCTGCTCGAGTCCGGCGGTGAGGAGTGGGGGCCGCGAGCGACTGCGAACGCGATCGCCGACGTCATCGACGATCTCGAGGATGAATTCGGTGCGTTCGATCTCCTGTTGTTCGGCAACGAGTCGGCCGACATGGGCAACTGCCAGGTCGGCGTCCGCCTCGCGCGTCGGCTCGGCCTGCCCTGCGTGACCGGTATCAGGTCCCTCGATGTCGATGACGGGGTGGCCGTCGCGAAACGAGAGATCTCCGGCGGTGAAGAGGTCTACGAGGTCGACCTCCCGGCCGTCGTCACGGTCAAAGAGGGGATCAACGAACCCAGATACGCCTCCATGCGCGCCAAGATGCAGGCGCGTCGCAAGGAGGTTAGCCGTCGCGAGCCGACCGGCGAAGCCGGACCCGGAACCTTCGAGAAGATCAGGCTCGAGGCGCCCGAAACGGACGACTCGCCGGCAGAAATACTGGGCGAGGGCGTCGATGCAGCGCCAGCCATCGTCGAGGTCCTCGCGTCGGAGGTGGAGATCCTGTGA
- a CDS encoding GcvT family protein, translating into MSDEIPSSAGTVIIGAGIVGNSLAYHLAKQGREDILLTDKGPLPDPGGSTGHASNFLMPVEHSKEMTHLTSRSIEQYDDMDTFTQSGGIEVARTDERMAELERRVQSAKAWGEEGRLLSVEEIEEMVPYVNTDIVEGGFYSPGAGTCDPLRAGEVMRARADDAIDGGLTLSPNTEVLDLHVEGGEIEAVETDRGTVEAGEVVIAAGLWSPKIAQMAGVEIPLTPAVHQMVSVGPISFFEDYDGEISFPVVRDMDTQMYERQHGNDLEVGSYQHRPILWDVDDVPSIDEAPLSPTQPPLTDDAFEQSMEDALEIVPELLDDPQAGVRHEIDGLLSVTPDGAPLLGPLQDVEGLWSCAAVWIKEAPAIGEAVAQWMTRGWSDVDLHGADVNRFYEYGTSREFVENRGHEGFQKIYGIVHPAEQWQSSRPLRQSPFYDRQEELGARFFEAAGWERPQWYTSNEDLVRKYNEELAGLLRGNEWDSRWWSPTILGEHLHMRDHVAMVGDMGFGKFDFVGSDVVEYMEQMAVGRTDVDVGKTVYTPILAENGGFVSDLTIARLGPEHYRVITGGAAAGSDRAWFTSHIQDDDDVQLIDRSESLCTLGVWGPDARAVVDSVTEEDMSHEAFPPYTAQEITVGEVDAWAMRLSYVGELGWEIYAPAATGGRLWDTIAEAGEEYDIRPVGMGVYGTTGRMEKGYRLFGHELELEYDPAEAGLTFHGVKEADFIGKEAYAESIEEDNAATLCTLSVDDHTSESGERRFMLGNEPVLDDEGDVIVDREGRESYVTSAGTGPSVGKHLLMAYLPPEYAEEGQQLQVEYMGEQYPVTVEVAGSRPLFDPENERIRS; encoded by the coding sequence ATGAGCGACGAGATTCCCTCGAGTGCGGGGACAGTGATCATCGGCGCGGGTATCGTCGGGAACAGCCTCGCGTACCACCTCGCAAAGCAGGGTCGGGAGGACATCCTGTTGACGGACAAGGGGCCGCTCCCGGACCCCGGTGGCTCGACGGGCCACGCGTCGAACTTCCTCATGCCTGTCGAACACTCGAAGGAGATGACCCACCTCACCAGCCGGTCCATCGAGCAGTACGACGACATGGACACCTTTACCCAGAGCGGGGGGATCGAGGTCGCCCGGACCGACGAGCGGATGGCGGAGCTCGAGCGCCGCGTCCAGTCGGCCAAGGCATGGGGCGAGGAGGGGCGACTGCTCTCCGTCGAGGAGATCGAGGAGATGGTGCCGTACGTCAACACCGACATCGTCGAGGGTGGGTTCTACAGTCCCGGCGCCGGGACCTGTGATCCGCTCCGGGCCGGCGAGGTCATGCGGGCGCGTGCAGACGATGCGATCGACGGCGGGTTGACCCTCTCGCCGAACACGGAAGTGCTCGATCTACACGTCGAAGGCGGGGAGATCGAGGCCGTCGAAACCGACCGCGGAACCGTCGAGGCCGGCGAGGTCGTCATCGCCGCGGGGCTGTGGAGCCCCAAGATTGCACAGATGGCAGGCGTCGAGATCCCGCTGACGCCCGCCGTCCACCAGATGGTCAGCGTCGGGCCGATCTCCTTTTTCGAGGACTACGACGGGGAGATCTCCTTCCCCGTCGTCCGGGATATGGACACCCAGATGTACGAGCGCCAGCACGGCAACGATCTGGAGGTCGGCTCCTACCAGCACCGGCCGATCCTCTGGGACGTCGACGACGTGCCCTCGATCGACGAGGCACCGCTGTCGCCGACCCAGCCACCGCTGACCGACGACGCCTTCGAACAGTCGATGGAAGACGCCCTCGAGATCGTTCCCGAGTTGCTCGACGATCCGCAGGCCGGTGTCCGTCACGAGATCGACGGCCTGCTGTCGGTGACGCCGGACGGCGCGCCGCTGCTGGGCCCGCTGCAGGACGTCGAGGGGCTGTGGTCGTGTGCCGCGGTCTGGATCAAGGAAGCGCCGGCGATCGGCGAGGCGGTCGCTCAGTGGATGACGCGTGGCTGGTCGGACGTCGACCTCCACGGGGCGGACGTCAACCGCTTCTACGAGTACGGCACCTCCCGTGAGTTCGTCGAGAACCGTGGCCACGAGGGCTTCCAGAAGATCTACGGCATCGTTCACCCCGCAGAGCAGTGGCAGAGTTCGCGGCCGCTCCGCCAGAGTCCGTTCTACGATCGCCAGGAGGAGCTCGGTGCACGATTCTTCGAAGCCGCCGGCTGGGAACGGCCGCAGTGGTACACCTCCAACGAGGACCTCGTCCGAAAGTACAACGAGGAACTCGCAGGACTGCTCCGGGGCAACGAGTGGGACTCGCGGTGGTGGTCGCCGACCATCCTCGGCGAGCACCTCCACATGCGCGACCACGTCGCCATGGTCGGCGACATGGGCTTCGGAAAGTTCGACTTCGTCGGCTCGGACGTCGTCGAGTACATGGAGCAGATGGCCGTCGGTCGGACCGACGTCGACGTCGGCAAGACGGTCTACACGCCGATCCTCGCGGAAAACGGCGGCTTCGTCTCCGACCTGACGATCGCCCGTCTCGGGCCCGAACACTATCGCGTCATCACGGGCGGTGCTGCGGCGGGCTCCGACCGCGCGTGGTTCACGAGCCACATTCAGGACGACGACGACGTGCAACTGATCGACAGGTCGGAGTCGCTGTGTACGCTCGGCGTCTGGGGCCCCGACGCTCGCGCAGTCGTCGACTCGGTCACCGAGGAGGATATGTCCCACGAGGCGTTCCCGCCCTATACCGCCCAGGAGATCACCGTCGGCGAGGTCGACGCCTGGGCGATGCGCCTCTCCTACGTCGGCGAACTCGGCTGGGAGATTTACGCACCCGCGGCCACGGGCGGCCGCCTCTGGGACACCATCGCCGAGGCCGGCGAGGAGTACGACATCCGGCCCGTCGGCATGGGCGTCTACGGAACGACCGGCCGCATGGAGAAAGGCTACCGGCTCTTCGGCCACGAACTCGAGCTCGAGTACGACCCTGCCGAAGCCGGGCTCACCTTCCACGGCGTCAAAGAAGCCGACTTCATCGGGAAGGAGGCCTACGCCGAGTCGATCGAGGAGGACAACGCCGCCACGCTCTGTACGCTCTCGGTCGACGATCACACCTCCGAGTCGGGCGAGCGCCGGTTCATGCTGGGCAACGAACCGGTCCTCGACGACGAGGGCGACGTGATCGTCGACAGGGAGGGGCGCGAATCCTACGTCACGAGCGCGGGAACCGGCCCGAGTGTGGGCAAACACCTGCTGATGGCCTACCTCCCGCCGGAGTACGCCGAAGAGGGCCAACAGCTACAGGTCGAGTACATGGGTGAACAGTACCCGGTGACCGTCGAGGTCGCCGGCAGCCGACCGCTGTTCGATCCGGAGAACGAACGAATCCGTAGCTAG
- the folP gene encoding dihydropteroate synthase, whose translation MEYHEAINKMERLRRLRPEMETKTTGAMLSSLGNPHEDLPAVQIAGSNGKGSTARLLERILRETGYRVGCYTSPDLNDRRERVRVDGRKIPKREVVRFVETIWPSVVDRTADGEAPTFFEVCTVMALWHFAREDVDVAVLEVGIGGRYDATSVVDPAAAAVTSVSLEHTDILGSTIEEIARDKAQVAPTDAPLVTGASGTALETLEAETDVLTVGDEDDETVDGPPPDVHATENGMVSTTSSALSLVGPDWNVECRTPLLGPHQAINAGIAATLARQIADPGEDEIAAGIRNVHWPGRFEVMDDEPLTVIDGAHNPEACETLATVVERFEYDDLSLVFGALREKDHRGMVRALPDPDRLYLATPDVERGQATDVLGVVAEREIESVDAGEYESVLVALDRALRAADPSDCVLVTGSLAVVAEARDRWTRTLQPVRTPTVERARAALDRADVPSSACRDRVDRLPHRTFRFHVRQKEGRELRTLMESLGGTCAVSGIEASDQHVAVVLGGTLAHFKELTAKLRGRSIGGRQLAQQVTTALGIGADDPPDYQWGDGTAVMGILNVTPDSFHDGGEYEAIEDALVRAEQMVAAGADIVDVGGESTRPGAEPVPADVERERVLPVVEHLDTLEATVSIDTRKPSVAEATLEVGADMVNDVTGLSDEAMRRVVADHGVPAVLMHSLSAPVDPDCRYDYDDVVDDVLADLTERVLLAERAGIDRSNLLVDPGLGFGKTATESFALLDRLEEFRALGTGLVVGHSQKSMVDGVARNDRLAPTVAATALATERGVDVVRVHDVAPNAAAIATAERTTE comes from the coding sequence ATGGAGTATCACGAGGCGATAAACAAGATGGAACGGCTTCGGCGACTCCGTCCCGAGATGGAGACGAAGACGACCGGAGCGATGCTTTCGTCCCTCGGTAACCCCCACGAGGACCTGCCGGCCGTCCAGATCGCCGGCTCGAACGGGAAAGGGAGCACAGCCCGACTACTCGAGCGCATTCTCCGCGAGACGGGCTACAGGGTCGGCTGTTACACCTCTCCTGACCTGAACGACCGACGAGAGCGCGTGAGAGTCGACGGACGCAAGATCCCGAAACGAGAGGTCGTCCGATTCGTCGAGACGATCTGGCCGTCGGTCGTCGACCGAACCGCCGACGGGGAGGCTCCGACGTTCTTCGAGGTCTGTACCGTCATGGCGCTGTGGCACTTCGCCCGTGAGGACGTCGACGTCGCCGTCCTCGAGGTCGGTATCGGCGGTCGCTACGACGCCACCAGCGTGGTCGATCCCGCTGCAGCAGCCGTCACGAGTGTCAGTCTCGAGCACACCGACATCCTCGGGTCGACGATCGAGGAGATCGCCCGCGACAAGGCACAGGTTGCACCGACCGACGCGCCGCTGGTGACCGGGGCCAGCGGGACGGCACTCGAGACGCTCGAGGCGGAAACCGACGTGCTCACGGTCGGCGACGAGGACGACGAGACTGTCGACGGTCCGCCGCCGGACGTCCACGCGACGGAGAACGGAATGGTTTCGACGACATCGTCTGCTCTCTCGCTGGTCGGTCCGGACTGGAACGTCGAGTGTCGGACGCCGTTGCTCGGTCCTCATCAGGCGATCAACGCCGGTATTGCCGCCACGCTCGCGAGACAGATCGCCGATCCCGGTGAAGACGAAATCGCGGCGGGAATCCGGAACGTCCACTGGCCGGGCCGATTCGAAGTGATGGACGACGAGCCACTGACCGTCATCGACGGCGCACACAACCCGGAGGCCTGTGAGACGCTCGCGACGGTCGTAGAGCGGTTCGAATACGACGACCTCTCCCTCGTTTTCGGCGCGTTACGGGAGAAAGACCACCGGGGAATGGTGCGTGCACTGCCCGATCCCGACCGGCTCTATCTCGCCACGCCGGACGTCGAACGAGGCCAGGCGACGGACGTGCTCGGGGTGGTCGCCGAGCGCGAGATCGAGAGTGTCGACGCCGGCGAGTACGAGTCCGTCCTCGTCGCGCTCGACCGGGCCCTCCGGGCCGCAGACCCGTCCGATTGCGTACTCGTGACGGGGTCGCTCGCCGTGGTCGCTGAAGCCCGCGACCGGTGGACGCGGACGCTCCAGCCGGTCCGGACGCCCACGGTCGAACGCGCTCGAGCGGCCCTGGATCGGGCCGACGTCCCGTCGTCGGCCTGTCGGGATCGGGTCGATCGACTTCCACACCGGACGTTCCGGTTTCACGTCCGTCAGAAGGAAGGTCGCGAACTCCGGACACTGATGGAGTCACTGGGCGGCACCTGTGCGGTCTCGGGTATCGAGGCGTCAGACCAGCACGTGGCGGTCGTCCTCGGCGGAACGCTTGCCCATTTCAAGGAGCTAACCGCGAAACTGCGCGGCCGGTCGATCGGTGGTCGCCAGCTCGCCCAGCAGGTGACCACCGCCCTCGGGATCGGGGCCGACGACCCACCGGACTACCAGTGGGGCGACGGGACGGCCGTGATGGGCATTCTGAACGTCACGCCCGACAGTTTCCACGACGGCGGTGAGTACGAGGCGATCGAAGACGCCCTCGTCCGCGCCGAGCAGATGGTGGCAGCAGGTGCGGACATCGTCGACGTCGGCGGCGAATCCACCAGACCGGGTGCCGAGCCGGTTCCCGCCGACGTCGAACGGGAGCGCGTCCTGCCGGTCGTCGAGCACCTCGACACTCTCGAGGCGACGGTCTCGATCGACACCCGGAAACCATCGGTGGCCGAGGCCACCCTCGAGGTGGGTGCGGACATGGTAAACGACGTCACCGGCCTGAGCGACGAGGCGATGCGCCGCGTCGTCGCCGACCACGGCGTGCCGGCAGTGCTCATGCACAGCCTCTCCGCGCCGGTCGATCCCGACTGCCGGTACGACTACGACGACGTCGTCGACGACGTCCTCGCGGACCTCACCGAACGCGTTCTGCTGGCCGAACGTGCGGGCATCGATCGCTCGAATCTCCTTGTCGATCCCGGTCTCGGCTTCGGGAAGACAGCCACCGAGAGCTTCGCGTTGCTCGATCGACTCGAGGAGTTCCGTGCGCTCGGCACGGGACTGGTGGTCGGCCACTCCCAGAAGTCGATGGTCGATGGCGTGGCACGAAACGACCGACTCGCGCCGACCGTGGCCGCAACGGCGCTTGCCACAGAACGGGGCGTCGACGTCGTCCGCGTCCACGACGTCGCCCCGAACGCGGCAGCGATCGCGACGGCCGAACGGACGACAGAGTAG
- a CDS encoding formate--tetrahydrofolate ligase: protein MSSDEGEQSIPSDYEIAQSVTTSHITDVVEPYGLEQEDLQLMGERKAKVELEAIERLREERDADGKTILVTGMTPTPLGEGKTVTTVGLGQALNQLEKDALVAIREPSLGPVFGVKGGAAGGGHSQVLPMEDINLHFTGDLHALTSAHNLIATMLDNHIKQGNGLDIAVNWVNWPRAIDMNDRVLRETVVGLGGDVTGVPREDGFILTAASELMAVLCLADGIEDLKERIARIIVAYDEDGDPITVDDIGATDAAAILLKDALKPNVVQTIEGTPAFVHGGPFANIAHGTNSLIADEVASHLSEYLVTEAGFGSDLGAEKFMDIVSRFGDVEPDAVAIVASVRALKYHGKEMWPPDVDALEDEDVDAVYDGFENLEKHVRNLQQFGVPVVVAINRFPQDTDAEIEAVIEQCADELDVPAAESTVFADGGEGGLELAEHLVEAAEAESAFEPLYDLDVSIEEKIETVATEIYGADGVEFHSDAKDDIERLTNLGFDDVPICISKTFHSLSDEASRKGVPEDWTLEVNEIYPSAGAGFLVVLTADVLTLPGLPSEPAAADMELHADSSISGLF from the coding sequence ATGAGCTCAGACGAGGGCGAGCAGTCGATACCGTCAGACTACGAGATCGCACAGTCCGTAACCACCAGCCACATCACCGACGTCGTCGAGCCGTACGGTCTCGAGCAAGAGGACCTCCAGTTGATGGGCGAACGGAAAGCGAAAGTCGAACTCGAGGCGATCGAACGGCTCCGCGAGGAACGTGATGCAGACGGGAAAACCATCCTCGTGACCGGGATGACGCCGACGCCGCTGGGCGAGGGGAAGACGGTGACGACGGTCGGCCTCGGACAGGCGCTGAACCAGCTCGAGAAGGATGCACTGGTCGCGATCCGAGAGCCGTCGCTCGGCCCTGTCTTCGGCGTCAAGGGTGGGGCAGCCGGTGGCGGCCACTCGCAGGTGCTCCCGATGGAGGACATCAACCTCCACTTCACCGGCGATCTCCACGCACTGACCTCGGCGCACAACCTCATCGCGACGATGCTGGACAACCACATCAAACAGGGCAACGGCCTCGACATCGCGGTCAACTGGGTCAACTGGCCGCGTGCGATCGACATGAACGATCGCGTTCTCCGCGAGACCGTCGTCGGACTTGGCGGCGACGTGACCGGCGTTCCCCGCGAGGACGGGTTCATCCTGACGGCGGCCTCCGAACTGATGGCCGTCCTCTGTCTCGCCGATGGGATCGAGGACCTCAAGGAACGCATCGCACGGATCATCGTCGCCTACGACGAGGACGGCGATCCGATCACCGTCGACGACATCGGCGCGACCGACGCCGCCGCGATCCTCCTGAAAGACGCCCTGAAACCGAACGTCGTCCAGACGATCGAGGGGACGCCGGCGTTCGTCCACGGCGGCCCGTTCGCGAACATCGCCCACGGCACCAACTCCCTGATCGCTGACGAGGTCGCCTCACATCTCTCGGAGTATCTCGTCACCGAGGCTGGCTTCGGCTCGGACCTTGGGGCCGAGAAGTTCATGGACATCGTCTCCCGGTTCGGTGACGTCGAACCCGATGCCGTCGCCATCGTCGCTTCCGTCCGCGCGCTGAAATACCACGGCAAAGAGATGTGGCCGCCCGACGTCGACGCCCTCGAGGACGAAGACGTCGACGCGGTCTACGACGGATTCGAGAACCTCGAAAAACACGTCAGGAACCTCCAGCAGTTCGGCGTTCCGGTCGTCGTCGCCATCAACCGGTTCCCACAGGACACCGACGCAGAGATCGAGGCCGTCATCGAGCAGTGCGCGGACGAACTCGACGTGCCAGCTGCGGAGTCGACGGTCTTCGCCGACGGCGGCGAAGGGGGTCTCGAACTCGCCGAACACCTCGTCGAGGCCGCCGAGGCCGAGTCGGCGTTCGAACCGCTGTACGACCTCGACGTCTCGATCGAGGAGAAGATCGAGACCGTCGCGACCGAGATCTACGGTGCCGACGGCGTCGAGTTCCACAGCGACGCCAAAGACGACATCGAACGACTCACCAATCTCGGCTTCGACGACGTCCCGATCTGTATCTCCAAGACATTCCACTCCCTGAGCGACGAAGCCAGCCGCAAGGGGGTCCCCGAGGACTGGACGCTCGAGGTAAACGAGATTTACCCCTCCGCAGGGGCCGGGTTCCTCGTGGTGTTGACCGCAGACGTCCTCACGCTGCCCGGGCTGCCGTCGGAGCCGGCCGCCGCCGACATGGAACTGCACGCCGACAGCAGCATCTCCGGACTGTTCTAG